From the Maioricimonas rarisocia genome, one window contains:
- a CDS encoding DUF1559 domain-containing protein, translated as MKLRNRQRRGFTLIELLVVIAIIAILIALLLPAVQQAREAARRSQCKNNLKQLALGLHNYHDVYGQFPLGGACNGGPNANSCGTNFRHADWSTTWAIALLPYIDQAPLFNQWDSSLPSRNQQNVTSAELDVMKCPSDIQERPCSGSGGATPQAGDNANSLYAKGNYAANYGGGWANENGGQNGVDGAPNWTNGSRNLGPFHSRNNANTRWGAAIRDIMDGTSNTVVLGEILKEAGNGSCRGCWGLNHGAVFSAYTGTQGSPWRPQDGPEGIATPNAPANDGMGTGSANRTPWADCPTFCGSAGGDKQLHCRDCGGDGRGGNAMRSRHEGGVQAAMADGAVRFIGENIDRVLYRSLLTIRGDEVVGEF; from the coding sequence ATGAAGCTGCGCAATCGGCAGCGTCGGGGGTTTACCCTCATCGAGTTGCTGGTGGTGATCGCCATCATTGCCATCCTGATCGCCCTGCTCCTGCCTGCGGTTCAGCAGGCACGTGAAGCGGCCCGACGATCTCAGTGCAAAAACAACCTCAAACAGCTCGCGCTCGGCCTGCACAACTACCATGACGTGTACGGCCAGTTCCCGCTCGGCGGTGCCTGCAACGGTGGGCCGAACGCCAACTCCTGCGGCACGAATTTCCGTCATGCCGACTGGAGTACGACCTGGGCGATCGCTTTGCTCCCGTACATCGACCAGGCCCCGCTGTTCAATCAGTGGGACTCGTCGTTGCCCTCCCGCAATCAGCAGAATGTCACCAGTGCCGAGCTGGACGTGATGAAGTGTCCCAGTGACATTCAGGAACGTCCGTGCAGCGGCAGCGGCGGTGCGACTCCGCAGGCGGGTGACAACGCCAACTCTCTCTACGCCAAGGGGAACTACGCGGCCAACTACGGCGGCGGCTGGGCCAACGAGAACGGCGGCCAGAACGGAGTCGATGGTGCCCCGAACTGGACGAACGGCAGTCGAAACCTCGGCCCGTTCCACTCGCGGAACAATGCCAACACCCGCTGGGGTGCTGCCATTCGTGACATCATGGACGGCACCAGCAACACCGTCGTGCTGGGCGAGATCCTTAAGGAAGCAGGCAACGGCTCCTGCCGCGGTTGCTGGGGTCTGAACCACGGTGCTGTTTTCAGCGCGTACACGGGCACTCAGGGGTCTCCCTGGCGTCCGCAGGACGGCCCGGAAGGGATTGCGACGCCGAACGCGCCTGCCAACGACGGCATGGGGACCGGGTCAGCCAACCGCACGCCCTGGGCCGACTGCCCGACGTTCTGCGGCAGTGCAGGTGGCGACAAGCAGCTCCATTGTCGTGACTGCGGTGGTGATGGCCGCGGCGGCAACGCCATGCGAAGCCGCCACGAAGGTGGCGTTCAGGCCGCGATGGCCGACGGAGCAGTTCGCTTCATCGGTGAAAACATCGATCGCGTCCTGTACCGCAGCCTGTTGACGATTCGCGGAGACGAAGTGGTCGGCGAGTTCTGA
- a CDS encoding multiheme c-type cytochrome, whose product MLWSVVGATLVVLFLVGWLFAVGSPQQRVGLVLLAVIVLPVAAVMWTPRDSAPVPEERAASAPQATVVATPPRVPEPNRQAGYVSADTCRECHPDHHQSWHETYHRTMTQKATPEAVVPSFDDVTLTSRGRQYHLMRKGDEFWVDTVDPSAEMMAFIQGVDLTQMSQMPRVERQIVMTTGSHYHQTYWMQNPNGTLIQFPWVYHINTDRWVYRIDSFLRPPNDKVTFNIWNIHCLGCHSTGGEPRVNPHDKSMFSVGELGISCEACHGPGEEHVRLARASEDDVRKDPHIVNPRTCSAEVSAQICGQCHVISERHDEGEFLAHGDPYRPGGEGFEAVRKVIRHSEDILVSDENHGQSLKSRFWPDGTVRTGGREYNGLIRSACYTEGEGHRQMSCLSCHSMHDYNSPSKLIAKGMETDQACTQCHSEPQYTERLAEHTHHGINSVGSRCVNCHMPHTSYAIFAAIRSHRIQSPSVRAGERGARPNACNLCHLDETKGWAAEKLADWYDIEAPEVTGDEADIATGPLWALKGDAAQRAVAAWHMRWEPARLAAGDDWMPAVLAELLTDSYPAVRYVAYESLRTHAGFEDLKYDFDGPPDVREAIRQQVLAQWQETATAPDSPSLAARLLMDGDGRRQREEIRRLIEEQDPRAIAILE is encoded by the coding sequence ATGCTCTGGTCGGTCGTCGGCGCCACGCTGGTGGTGCTCTTTCTTGTCGGCTGGCTGTTCGCGGTCGGCAGTCCGCAGCAGCGCGTCGGTCTCGTGCTTCTGGCAGTCATCGTCCTTCCCGTTGCGGCCGTCATGTGGACGCCGCGAGACAGCGCCCCTGTTCCCGAAGAGCGAGCGGCTTCTGCACCGCAGGCCACGGTCGTTGCGACACCGCCCCGTGTGCCCGAACCGAACCGGCAGGCGGGCTATGTCTCGGCCGACACCTGCCGCGAGTGCCATCCCGATCATCATCAGTCGTGGCACGAGACGTACCACCGCACAATGACGCAGAAGGCGACGCCGGAAGCGGTCGTCCCGTCCTTTGATGACGTGACCCTCACCAGCCGCGGCCGGCAGTATCACCTGATGCGCAAGGGGGACGAGTTCTGGGTCGATACGGTCGATCCGTCTGCCGAGATGATGGCCTTCATCCAGGGGGTCGACCTGACGCAGATGTCGCAGATGCCACGCGTCGAGCGGCAGATCGTCATGACGACCGGCTCGCACTATCACCAGACGTACTGGATGCAGAACCCCAACGGCACACTCATTCAGTTCCCGTGGGTGTACCACATCAATACCGATCGCTGGGTGTACCGGATCGACTCCTTCCTGCGTCCACCCAACGACAAGGTGACGTTCAACATCTGGAACATTCACTGCCTGGGCTGCCACAGTACCGGCGGCGAGCCGCGGGTCAATCCGCACGACAAGTCGATGTTCAGCGTCGGCGAGCTGGGGATCAGCTGCGAAGCATGCCACGGACCGGGGGAAGAGCACGTCCGGCTGGCGCGGGCATCAGAGGACGACGTCCGCAAAGACCCGCATATCGTCAATCCCCGTACGTGCAGTGCCGAGGTCTCCGCGCAGATCTGCGGGCAGTGCCACGTGATCTCCGAGCGGCATGACGAAGGGGAATTCCTCGCGCACGGTGATCCGTACCGGCCCGGAGGGGAGGGCTTCGAAGCAGTCCGCAAGGTGATCCGGCACTCCGAAGACATCCTCGTCTCGGACGAAAACCACGGACAGTCGCTCAAGTCGCGGTTCTGGCCGGACGGAACCGTGCGGACCGGTGGCCGCGAGTACAATGGTCTGATCCGCTCGGCCTGTTACACCGAAGGGGAAGGGCACCGGCAGATGAGCTGCCTGTCATGCCACTCAATGCATGACTACAACTCGCCGAGCAAGCTGATCGCCAAGGGAATGGAGACCGATCAGGCCTGCACGCAGTGCCATTCCGAACCGCAGTACACCGAACGACTCGCCGAGCATACGCATCACGGCATCAACTCGGTCGGCAGTCGCTGCGTGAACTGTCACATGCCGCACACGTCGTATGCGATCTTCGCGGCGATTCGCAGTCACCGCATTCAGTCTCCGAGCGTGCGGGCCGGCGAGCGCGGGGCCCGCCCCAATGCCTGCAACCTGTGTCACCTCGACGAGACCAAGGGCTGGGCGGCGGAAAAGCTGGCGGACTGGTACGACATCGAAGCTCCCGAGGTGACCGGCGACGAAGCGGACATCGCTACGGGTCCGCTGTGGGCGCTCAAGGGGGATGCGGCCCAGCGGGCGGTGGCCGCCTGGCACATGCGGTGGGAACCGGCCCGGCTGGCGGCAGGCGACGACTGGATGCCGGCGGTGCTGGCGGAGCTGCTGACGGACTCGTACCCGGCCGTCCGCTACGTCGCGTATGAGTCACTCAGAACGCACGCTGGCTTTGAGGATCTGAAGTACGACTTCGATGGCCCGCCTGATGTGAGGGAAGCGATCCGTCAGCAGGTGCTGGCACAGTGGCAGGAGACGGCGACCGCCCCAGATTCGCCGTCGCTTGCCGCTCGTCTGCTGATGGACGGAGATGGCCGGCGACAGCGGGAGGAGATCCGCCGGTTGATCGAGGAGCAGGACCCGCGGGCAATCGCGATTCTGGAGTGA
- a CDS encoding tetratricopeptide repeat protein — MQTAQRPARSTLPAWKKALFAASVLIGFFLLLEGALALWGVSSADESSDPFAGFAGRSRLFVPVDDDREGCLLQTSPRKLQWFNPQTFACEKPAGTKRIFCLGGSTTYGRPYRDPTSFAGWLREFLTVADPETNWEVINAGGVSYASYRIARIANEITNYEPDVVIVYTGHNEFLERRTYESLMQTPEPVREVGGWLSELRTFTVLKSVLAPSASPQDSPSDDPADDDVKTILESTVGLEAYERDDRLRDGVVKDFRANLAHIVDVARNGGAQVLVVTPACQLRDCRPFKSEHRADLTADQQDEFEAAYEGAEASLETGDVEAALSQIQTALEIDDRYALAHYLHGRVLWQLERPQEAKEAFIRARDEDVCPLRAISPIVDAVEDVAFKRDVPLVDFVRLTASLSEQGVPGANLFLDHVHPTIEGHRDLALALLVRMKEMELYRPGPDWNEEIIARVTDRVKSTIDPAEHAQALVNLSKVLSWAGKYEEADRLALRAGEMLSTDADALYQAGSALYRQGNIAGAMEQYRKAVEADPQSARAQFGLGLTLAESGRHEEAVEHYRIAAARLPGQLEIRFNLGNSLMELRKPGAASRQYEAATLIQPDFAPAYNSLGIALAQLGDLRGAARNFRKAVELDPSNEDARSNLKRALNELGE, encoded by the coding sequence ATGCAGACCGCCCAACGTCCCGCTCGATCCACGCTCCCCGCCTGGAAGAAAGCCCTCTTCGCTGCATCTGTCCTCATCGGCTTCTTCCTGCTGCTCGAAGGAGCGCTGGCCCTCTGGGGAGTCTCGTCGGCCGACGAATCGTCCGATCCGTTTGCAGGGTTCGCGGGCCGGTCACGGCTGTTCGTCCCCGTCGACGACGACCGGGAGGGCTGCCTGCTGCAGACGTCTCCGCGAAAGCTGCAGTGGTTCAATCCGCAGACGTTCGCGTGCGAGAAGCCGGCCGGCACGAAGCGGATCTTCTGCCTGGGGGGCTCGACCACCTACGGACGCCCGTACCGCGACCCCACCTCGTTTGCCGGCTGGCTGCGGGAGTTTCTGACCGTTGCCGATCCGGAGACCAACTGGGAAGTGATCAACGCCGGCGGCGTCAGCTATGCCAGCTACCGCATCGCCCGGATTGCGAACGAGATCACGAACTACGAGCCGGACGTCGTCATTGTCTACACCGGCCACAACGAGTTTCTCGAACGGCGGACGTACGAGTCGCTGATGCAGACGCCCGAACCGGTCAGGGAAGTCGGCGGCTGGCTGAGTGAACTGCGGACATTTACCGTCCTGAAGTCCGTTCTCGCACCGTCTGCCTCTCCGCAGGATTCCCCTTCAGACGATCCCGCCGACGACGACGTCAAAACGATTCTCGAGAGTACGGTCGGCCTCGAAGCGTACGAGCGGGACGACCGATTGCGGGATGGGGTAGTGAAGGATTTCCGGGCGAACCTGGCCCACATTGTCGACGTCGCGCGCAACGGCGGAGCACAGGTGCTTGTCGTGACGCCGGCCTGTCAGTTGCGGGATTGTCGGCCGTTCAAGAGCGAGCACCGTGCGGATCTGACGGCCGATCAGCAGGACGAGTTCGAGGCTGCGTACGAAGGCGCGGAAGCGTCGCTCGAGACAGGCGACGTGGAGGCGGCACTCTCTCAGATTCAGACAGCCCTGGAGATCGATGACCGGTACGCGCTGGCGCACTATCTGCATGGCCGGGTGCTGTGGCAGCTCGAGCGACCGCAGGAGGCGAAGGAGGCGTTCATTCGGGCCCGGGACGAAGATGTCTGCCCGTTGCGGGCGATCTCCCCGATTGTGGATGCCGTCGAAGATGTGGCTTTCAAGAGGGACGTGCCGCTGGTCGATTTCGTCCGGCTCACGGCCTCACTCTCCGAACAGGGTGTGCCGGGAGCAAACCTGTTTCTCGACCACGTCCATCCGACAATTGAAGGACACCGTGATCTGGCCCTGGCCCTGCTCGTTCGCATGAAAGAGATGGAACTGTACCGTCCCGGCCCGGACTGGAACGAGGAGATCATCGCCCGAGTGACCGACAGGGTGAAATCGACGATCGATCCTGCCGAGCATGCCCAGGCCCTCGTGAATCTTTCGAAAGTTCTGAGCTGGGCGGGCAAGTACGAAGAAGCGGATCGCCTTGCCCTGCGTGCGGGAGAGATGCTCAGCACCGATGCAGACGCGCTCTATCAGGCCGGCAGTGCTCTGTACCGTCAGGGAAACATTGCCGGTGCGATGGAGCAGTACCGCAAGGCGGTCGAGGCCGATCCGCAGTCGGCCCGGGCTCAGTTTGGGTTGGGGCTGACGCTGGCGGAAAGCGGCCGCCACGAAGAGGCGGTCGAGCATTATCGAATCGCCGCGGCCCGGCTGCCTGGTCAGCTCGAGATCCGGTTCAATCTGGGTAACTCGTTGATGGAACTGAGAAAGCCCGGGGCCGCCTCGCGGCAGTACGAAGCGGCGACTCTGATCCAGCCGGACTTCGCACCGGCGTACAACAGCCTGGGGATCGCGCTGGCGCAGCTGGGAGACCTGCGTGGAGCGGCGAGGAATTTCCGCAAGGCTGTCGAACTCGACCCGTCCAACGAAGACGCCCGCTCCAATCTGAAGCGGGCGCTCAATGAGCTTGGTGAGTAG